A stretch of DNA from Aurantiacibacter atlanticus:
CCGCCCGACCGGTCGCTACGAGTGCGGGAGGCGGGCATGAGCCAAGCATTGCGGCGCAAGGTCTAGAGTACGTGCTCCATCGCCGACCGAGTCAACTCGGCCGATGCCCAGTTGGACGCGCGGAGCGCTGATCGATTACACCTTGTGCCGCGCGCAGCGAGACGCCACCGGGCTGGTCCGCGGAACATTCCAGAGCGCCGCACCCTGCCGCTGAGTGCGCTCGACCGCGCAGGTAAACCCGGCTTTGAATGCGCGCCGTCAAATTTCTCTCAGCGACCTGCATCGACTGAAGGCGGGCCGCCGGGTCGATCCCCAACATAGGCATCGGGGTTTTCCCGGAAGCATTTCGCGCATTCGGCCGAGCAGAAGAAGTAGGACCATCCTGCGAACTCTTCATGAGCTCGGACGATCTCAAGGGGAATGCGGCCGCCGCAAACGGGATCGGTTACCTCCATCCTCAGGTTTTCGTCCCGTGTTCGCACCAGACGCATGTGCAATCCCGATGGTCACAGCTTGGATCGCGCAGGCTGGCGCGAAACCGTTGTCTTGCCAGCGGGAAAAGCGCTGTGTGGGGCGCCGATGGAGAATAGAGCTTGTGAAGCCTGCCGGAGGTGTTGGATTGCATCAGCTTTCTTGTCACCCAGTGGCGCCCTCGGGACCCGATACCGTTGAACAGAAAGCGGTTGACGATACCTGTCTTCATCCTCGGCAAGAGCTGCTGCCGCCACAAGTCTTCATAGTCGCCTTCTTCAAGAATGCTGTGGGCGGCAAGCACGCCCGAGGCGATCGAAAAGCGCAGGCCAAAGCCGGCCATGGCGTCCTGGAATCCGGCCTGTTCGCCGACCACCGGATGGTGTCCCTGAACTGCGCGGCGCGGCAAGCGCAAATTGCCAAATCCGCCGAATGATCGCTTGTTGCGCATGACAATCCCCGTCTTTTGCTGGAAGAATGCCGCTGTGAGATTGACGTAATGCCGCTGTTGCTTGAAGCCCGAAAAGAGGCAACTCGCCATCGTTCCGCGCCCTTCGTGGACAAGCAGATAGGCGTAGCCGCGCGGCGCCAGACGGTCGTCGAACGCGATATAAGCTCCGTTTTCATGGTCGGTATCGAAAATATATCCCGACGCGATAATATCCGCGCGGCGCGGGCCTGCAGCAAGAATTGCCGTGCCAGAGGTCTTGTCGATCCTGCTGTTGAAATGGACTTCAACGCCAAGATCGCTGGCTTGCCGAAGCAATCCCTGCTCGAGACTTTGCGGCCCGCCACCGCGTTCGACAAGGTAAAAAAGCGGTCTGTCCGAGGTCATCGCATGCCGTCCTCCGGCTGCATCGAAGCCAATTCCATCTTGCACTGGATACGCCAGGAAATCAGGGGTGATCCCCCAGGCTTGCAGCTCGGCGAGCACATCTTCGTCGCTGCTCCAGTTCTCAAGACCCTGGAAGTCGCCGTGAAAGCGCGAGCCGGCACGGGCATGCCATTCGTGAACCGCAACCTTCCGTCCAGCCCTGGCAAGCACGATCGCTGCCGATAGACCCGCAGGCCCGGCGCCCACCACCGTGACATCGATATCCATTACGGGCCGCTATGCGAACACATGCAACGGATAATCACGGGCCGTATTCTCCATCATACGCCCCGCTTAACCCCTATGAGCGGTCGGAGCTTGGGAAAGAAGCGCGGCACGCGCGCCGCATATTGGCGATAGCGCTCGCCGAATTCCGCGGCGGCTTCGCGCTCTTCGCGCAGCGCGAGCCGCCAGTACATCAGGAGCAGGATGGGGAACATGACGAGGGTCAGCACTGTCGGCCACTGAACGAGAAAACCAAGCATGATGAGCACGAAACCGACATATTGCGGATGACGGAGGTGCGCGTATGGCCCGCCGGTTGCCAGCGTTTCGTCTCGCTGCGCCCGGTAAAGGATGCGCCAAGCTGCCGAAAGGAGCAAGAAACCGCTACCGATCAGGACGAAGCTGAGCAAATGGAACGGACCGAAATGTGGATTGCCGCGCCAGCCAAACAGCATCTCGAGCAGATGGCCGGAATCGTGCGCCAACCAGTCAACCGCCGGATAGTTGCTCTGAAGCCACCCG
This window harbors:
- a CDS encoding YHS domain-containing protein; translation: MRLVRTRDENLRMEVTDPVCGGRIPLEIVRAHEEFAGWSYFFCSAECAKCFRENPDAYVGDRPGGPPSVDAGR
- a CDS encoding NAD(P)/FAD-dependent oxidoreductase, which produces MDIDVTVVGAGPAGLSAAIVLARAGRKVAVHEWHARAGSRFHGDFQGLENWSSDEDVLAELQAWGITPDFLAYPVQDGIGFDAAGGRHAMTSDRPLFYLVERGGGPQSLEQGLLRQASDLGVEVHFNSRIDKTSGTAILAAGPRRADIIASGYIFDTDHENGAYIAFDDRLAPRGYAYLLVHEGRGTMASCLFSGFKQQRHYVNLTAAFFQQKTGIVMRNKRSFGGFGNLRLPRRAVQGHHPVVGEQAGFQDAMAGFGLRFSIASGVLAAHSILEEGDYEDLWRQQLLPRMKTGIVNRFLFNGIGSRGRHWVTRKLMQSNTSGRLHKLYSPSAPHTALFPLARQRFRASLRDPSCDHRDCTCVWCEHGTKT